The following proteins are co-located in the Motilibacter rhizosphaerae genome:
- the nadA gene encoding quinolinate synthase NadA, with protein sequence MSSDLAALGVTPTPLALLLLGRDRDLASERGVECPGDLPVASDPDLVARAQRARAALGDRAFVLGHHYQRDEVIGFADVTGDSFKLAQQAAARPEAEFVVFCGVHFMAESADILTAAHQQVVLPDLAAGCSMADMAALRQVEDAWSALEAAGLAGGTVPVAYMNSSAAIKSFTGRNGGTICTSSNADRSLRWAFERGERVLFLPDQHLGRNTAVLQLGIGLDECVVWDPHKPHGGLTVEQLRDAKMVLWRGHCSVHGRFSADNVRDVRERVPGVNVLVHPECRHEVVTAADSVGSTEHIIRTLEAAPAGSSWAVGTELNLVSRLAQQHPDKQIVFLDKTVCYCSTMNRIDLPHLVWALESLVEGRVPNRIVVDDDTAHWARVALERMLALPGDGTTVPAQR encoded by the coding sequence GTGAGCTCCGACCTCGCCGCCCTCGGCGTCACGCCCACCCCGCTCGCCCTGCTCCTGCTCGGCCGCGACCGGGACCTCGCCTCCGAGCGCGGGGTGGAGTGCCCGGGCGACCTGCCCGTGGCGAGCGACCCCGACCTCGTGGCTCGCGCCCAGCGCGCCCGCGCGGCGCTCGGGGACCGTGCGTTCGTCCTCGGCCACCACTACCAGCGCGACGAGGTCATCGGGTTCGCCGACGTGACCGGCGACTCGTTCAAGCTCGCCCAGCAGGCCGCGGCCCGCCCCGAGGCCGAGTTCGTCGTCTTCTGCGGCGTGCACTTCATGGCGGAGTCGGCGGACATCCTCACCGCCGCGCACCAGCAGGTGGTCCTCCCCGACCTCGCGGCCGGCTGCTCGATGGCCGACATGGCGGCGCTGCGCCAGGTGGAGGACGCCTGGTCGGCGCTGGAGGCCGCGGGCCTGGCGGGCGGCACGGTGCCGGTCGCGTACATGAACTCCAGCGCGGCGATCAAGTCGTTCACGGGCCGCAACGGCGGCACGATCTGCACCTCGAGCAACGCCGACCGCTCGCTGCGGTGGGCGTTCGAGCGCGGCGAGCGCGTCCTCTTCCTCCCCGACCAGCACCTCGGGCGCAACACCGCCGTGCTGCAGCTGGGCATCGGGCTCGACGAGTGCGTCGTGTGGGACCCCCACAAGCCCCACGGCGGCCTCACTGTCGAGCAGCTGCGCGACGCGAAGATGGTGCTGTGGCGCGGGCACTGCTCGGTCCACGGCCGGTTCAGCGCGGACAACGTCCGCGACGTCCGCGAGCGCGTCCCCGGGGTCAACGTGCTCGTGCACCCCGAGTGCCGCCACGAGGTCGTCACGGCGGCCGACTCGGTCGGGTCGACCGAGCACATCATCCGCACCCTGGAGGCCGCTCCCGCAGGGAGCTCGTGGGCGGTCGGCACCGAGCTCAACCTCGTCTCGCGCCTGGCGCAGCAGCACCCGGACAAGCAGATCGTCTTCCTCGACAAGACCGTCTGCTACTGCTCGACGATGAACCGGATCGACCTGCCGCACCTCGTCTGGGCGCTCGAGTCGCTCGTCGAGGGCCGGGTCCCGAACCGCATCGTCGTCGACGACGACACCGCCCACTGGGCGCGCGTCGCGCTCGAGCGGATGCTCGCCCTGCCGGGCGACGGCACCACCGTCCCCGCGCAGCGCTGA
- a CDS encoding FAD-binding protein: MSDQDAYLARVERLAAEIRSLPADQPVRLRKKTSNLFRTRQPSKATGLDVTDLDGVISIDDEALTADVQGMTTYEHLLDATLAHGLAPLVVPQLKTITLGGAVTGLGIESTSFRSGLPHESVLEMDVLTATGEVVTARPEGEHSALFYGFPNSYGSLGYATRLRIELERVHPYVRLRHLRFRSAEELFAAMTEVCASQEHEGTPVHFVDGTAFSGQELYLTLGTWADELEPGEEPSDYTGMGVYYRSVQQRDRDVLTARDYYWRWDTDWFWCSRAFGAQNPRIRAFWPKRWLRSDAYWKLIALENRFKVVERIDRRRGKPEQERVIQDVEVPIEHAAEFHAWFEREIGIAPVWACPLRQRDASRTYDLYAFDQDTTYVNFGFWSTVDLAPGETDGTHNRRIEERVAELSGRKSLYSTAFYAEDEFWAIYGGDAYARLKKEYDPAGRLPDLYAKAVRRA; the protein is encoded by the coding sequence GTGAGTGATCAGGACGCGTACCTCGCCCGAGTGGAACGCTTGGCGGCCGAGATCCGCTCCCTGCCCGCGGACCAGCCGGTGCGGCTCCGCAAGAAGACCTCGAACCTCTTCCGCACCCGCCAGCCCTCGAAGGCCACCGGGCTCGACGTCACCGACCTCGACGGCGTCATCAGCATCGACGACGAGGCCCTCACGGCCGACGTCCAGGGCATGACGACCTACGAGCACCTGCTCGACGCCACGCTGGCCCACGGTCTGGCCCCGCTCGTCGTCCCGCAGCTCAAGACCATCACGCTCGGCGGCGCGGTGACCGGGCTCGGCATCGAGTCGACGTCGTTCCGCAGCGGGCTCCCCCACGAGTCGGTGCTCGAGATGGACGTGCTGACCGCGACCGGCGAGGTCGTCACGGCCCGGCCCGAGGGCGAGCACAGCGCGCTGTTCTACGGCTTCCCCAACTCCTACGGCTCGCTCGGCTACGCGACCCGGCTGCGCATCGAGCTCGAGCGGGTGCACCCGTACGTCCGCCTGCGCCACCTCCGGTTCCGCAGCGCGGAGGAGCTGTTCGCGGCCATGACCGAGGTCTGCGCGAGCCAGGAGCACGAGGGGACCCCCGTCCACTTCGTCGACGGCACCGCCTTCTCCGGCCAGGAGCTCTACCTCACGCTCGGGACCTGGGCCGACGAGCTCGAGCCGGGCGAGGAGCCCTCGGACTACACCGGGATGGGCGTCTACTACCGCTCCGTCCAGCAGCGTGACCGCGACGTCCTCACGGCGCGCGACTACTACTGGCGCTGGGACACCGACTGGTTCTGGTGCTCGCGCGCCTTCGGGGCGCAGAACCCCCGCATCCGCGCGTTCTGGCCCAAGCGCTGGCTGCGCAGCGACGCGTACTGGAAGCTCATCGCGCTCGAGAACCGCTTCAAGGTGGTCGAGCGGATCGACCGCCGCCGGGGCAAGCCCGAGCAGGAGCGGGTCATCCAGGACGTCGAGGTGCCGATCGAGCACGCCGCGGAGTTCCACGCGTGGTTCGAGCGGGAGATCGGCATCGCGCCCGTCTGGGCCTGCCCGCTGCGCCAGCGCGACGCGAGCCGGACCTATGACCTCTACGCCTTCGACCAGGACACGACCTACGTCAACTTCGGCTTCTGGTCGACAGTGGACCTCGCGCCGGGCGAGACCGACGGCACGCACAACCGCCGCATCGAGGAGCGCGTGGCGGAGCTCTCCGGCCGCAAGTCCCTCTACTCCACCGCGTTCTACGCGGAGGACGAGTTCTGGGCGATCTACGGCGGCGACGCGTACGCCCGCCTGAAGAAGGAGTACGACCCGGCGGGCCGCCTGCCGGACCTCTACGCCAAGGCCGTCCGCCGCGCCTAG
- a CDS encoding class I SAM-dependent methyltransferase: MPTTTAPLSIARAFETLVGASPTLRWTAYDGSTAGPDDAAVTVEVRSPQAVAFIVTSPGELGMARAYVSGELEIHGDTHTALSALSNAALDGPGLKERVEVLRSFGASALKRPPLPPEEIVLSGWRRHSKQRDAEAISHHYDISNEFYEYVLGPSMAYTCAVYPERDATLEEAQANKFDLVCRKLGLQPGMKLLDVGCGWGGMVMHAAEHYGVQALGVTLSRRQAEWAQKAIADRGLAGSAEVRFSDYRDAPDAEYDRVSSIGLTEHIGDKELDDYFGRLYAKLKPGGRLLNHCITRPDTSHHAIVKKGFINRYVFPDGELVPVGRIVTAMHDAGFEVRHEENLREHYAMTLRDWGQNLEDNWEAAVAEVGWRRARVWRLYMAGSRMGFDRRSIELHQVLGVRTDSAGRADVPLRPDWGV, from the coding sequence ATGCCCACGACGACCGCTCCCCTCAGCATCGCGCGCGCGTTCGAGACGCTGGTCGGCGCCAGCCCCACCCTGCGCTGGACGGCGTACGACGGCAGCACCGCCGGCCCGGACGACGCGGCCGTGACGGTCGAGGTCCGCTCGCCGCAGGCGGTGGCGTTCATCGTCACCTCGCCGGGCGAGCTCGGCATGGCGCGGGCGTACGTCTCCGGTGAGCTCGAGATCCACGGCGACACGCACACCGCGCTGAGCGCCCTGTCGAACGCCGCACTCGACGGCCCCGGCCTCAAGGAGCGGGTCGAGGTGCTGCGCAGCTTCGGCGCCTCCGCGCTCAAGCGGCCGCCCCTGCCGCCGGAGGAGATCGTGCTCTCGGGCTGGCGGCGGCACAGCAAGCAGCGCGACGCCGAGGCGATCTCGCACCACTACGACATCTCCAACGAGTTCTACGAGTACGTCCTCGGCCCCTCCATGGCCTACACGTGCGCGGTCTACCCCGAGCGCGACGCGACGCTCGAGGAGGCGCAGGCCAACAAGTTCGACCTCGTCTGCCGCAAGCTCGGGCTCCAGCCGGGGATGAAGCTGCTGGACGTCGGCTGCGGCTGGGGCGGCATGGTCATGCACGCCGCCGAGCACTACGGCGTGCAGGCGCTCGGCGTGACGCTGTCCCGCCGGCAGGCGGAGTGGGCGCAGAAGGCGATCGCCGACCGCGGCCTCGCCGGCAGCGCCGAGGTCCGCTTCTCCGACTACCGCGACGCCCCGGACGCGGAGTACGACCGGGTGAGCTCCATCGGGCTGACCGAGCACATCGGCGACAAGGAGCTCGACGACTACTTCGGGCGCCTCTACGCGAAGCTCAAGCCGGGCGGCCGCCTGCTCAACCACTGCATCACCCGCCCCGACACCTCGCACCACGCGATCGTCAAGAAGGGCTTCATCAACCGCTACGTCTTCCCGGACGGCGAGCTCGTCCCGGTCGGCCGCATCGTCACCGCGATGCACGACGCCGGGTTCGAGGTGCGCCACGAGGAGAACCTGCGCGAGCACTACGCGATGACGCTGCGCGACTGGGGCCAGAACCTCGAGGACAACTGGGAGGCGGCCGTCGCGGAGGTCGGCTGGCGCCGGGCCCGCGTGTGGCGGCTCTACATGGCCGGCTCGCGCATGGGCTTCGACCGCCGCTCGATCGAGCTGCACCAGGTCCTCGGCGTGCGCACCGACTCCGCCGGCCGCGCGGACGTGCCGCTGCGCCCGGACTGGGGCGTCTGA
- a CDS encoding MarR family winged helix-turn-helix transcriptional regulator — translation MSRGDGGLAAGDSPGFLLWRATLRWQRTMAATLQPLGLTHVQFVLLASSWWLGEHGGPPHQRALAAHASTDVMMTSSVVRALEARGLVRRTPDPQDSRAKRVTVTEEGAALARQAMQAVEAADAAFFAAAQQEFGTGELLALLRGLGDWEG, via the coding sequence GTGAGCCGGGGGGACGGTGGGCTCGCCGCGGGGGACAGCCCGGGCTTCCTGCTGTGGAGGGCCACCTTGCGCTGGCAGCGGACGATGGCCGCCACGCTGCAGCCGCTCGGGCTCACGCATGTGCAGTTCGTGCTGCTGGCCTCGAGCTGGTGGCTCGGCGAGCACGGCGGCCCGCCCCACCAGCGCGCGCTCGCCGCGCACGCGTCGACCGACGTCATGATGACGAGCTCGGTCGTCCGCGCCCTCGAGGCCCGCGGCCTCGTCCGCCGCACCCCCGACCCGCAGGACAGCCGCGCCAAGCGCGTCACCGTGACCGAGGAGGGGGCCGCTCTGGCGCGGCAGGCCATGCAGGCGGTCGAGGCGGCGGACGCCGCGTTCTTCGCCGCCGCGCAGCAGGAGTTCGGCACGGGCGAGCTGCTCGCCCTGCTGCGCGGCCTCGGCGACTGGGAGGGCTGA